The Terriglobales bacterium region CCCCGACGCCAGTGTGCGCCCAGTGTTCGGCTTCAAAGGCGCGCTTTGCGAGGACTTCGGCACCACCGTCCCAGCCCTCCTCGTCTTTGAGGGCGACCGGTACCCGGTGATGGCCTTCCCGCGCAACGATGCCAAACGCGGTCTGATCCGCGTGGAGCAGGCGCTGGAGGACCTGGTGGCCGAAACCGAGAAGTCACATACCGTAGGCGCTGGAAGGTAGCGAGGCTTTTCATATGGCTGATCATCTACCCCCTCGCGATCTGTGGCCGAAACGCGTCTACACGCTGCCGGAGTTCGCGGCTTATCCCGAGCGCTTCAACCCCACCGAAGAGCTCTTAGGGAAAGCCGTGGCCTCCGGCCGCGGTGACCGCACGGCCATCCTGTTCGAAGACCAGAAGTTCACCTACGCCCAGCTGCTGGCGCAGGCGAACAAGTTCGGCAACGCCCTCCGCAGCGTGGGAGTGGAGGCGGGTGACCGGGTCATCCTGCGCACCCCCAACATCCCCCCGGCGCTGGTGGCGAACTTCGGCATCCTAAGGCTGGGCGGCGTGTGCACGCCCACTTCACCGCTGTTCTCGCGCGCCGAGATCGCCCACGTGGCCAACGATGCCGAGGCGGTGGCCATGGTGGTCAGCTTCGCCCTGCTGGGCGAGGTGGAGGCCGCAAAAGAGAACTTCCAGACGGTGAAGAACATCATCGTGGTGGGCGGTGATGCCGCCGAGGTCAAGGCCAAGGGCTTCATCCCCTACGGAGAATTCCTCCAATCGGGATCCCCGGAACTCGACCCCGTCCCCCGGCATCGTGAAGACGTCGGCATCCTGCTCTACACCTCGGGCACCACCGGACGCCCGAAAGGCACCGTCCACCTGGTGGAAGAGCTGCTCATCATCCCTGACGCCTTCGGCAAGTACGGCTGGAAGGTGAAGGAGAACGACGTGGTCGGCGGCTCGGCGCCGCTGGCCTTCGGCGCCGGCTACTCGAGCTACGCCACCATCCCCTTCCGTTTCGGGGCGGCGGCTTCTCTGATCGCGAAATTCGATCCGGAGAAGATGTTCGAGACCATCCAGAAGCACAAGGTCACCATCCTCACCCTGGCTCCCACCGCCTACCGCAAGATGCTGCAGGTGCCCGACGCTCAGAAGAAGTACGACCTGAGCAGCCTGCGCCTGTGCACCGGCGGGGGCGAGAGCCTGACCGCGCCCACTTATCACGCCTGGAAAGAGAAGTTCGGCACGGACATCTTCGAAGGTCTGGGCACGACCGAGATGATGTACGTGTTCGCCTCCAACGTGGTGAGCGAGAAGGCCAAGGCCGGCTCGTTCGGGCAAGCGGTCCCCGGCTACCAGCTCAAGGTGGTGGACGAAGAGGGCAAGGAGGTGGCGGCCGGCACCATCGGCCGCTTCGTGGCCTGCGGCCCCACCGGCACCATCTACTGGCGCGACGTGGACAAACAAAAACACGTCCTGACGCCAGACAAGTGGAACCGGGCGGGCGATTTCGTCACCCAGGATGCGGACGGCTACTTCTGGTTCGTCTCCCGGGAGGACGACATCATCAAGAGCTCCGGCTACCGCATCGGTCCCGAGGAGATCGAGGTCACCATCGCCGAACACCCGGCGGTGCTGGACGTCGGCATCATCGGGGTACCCGACGAGGTGCGGGGCCAGATCGCCAAGGCCTTCGTGGTGTTGAAGCCGGGCAACACGACCAAGCCCGAGGAGTTGATCGAGTTCTGCCGCGGCAAGATCGCGACCTACAAGCTCCCGCGCGAGGTCGTGATCGTCAACGAGTTACCGCGGACCCCGACCGGCAAACTGCTGCGCCGGGTCCTGCGGCAGAAGGATGCGGAACTGGCCCCTGCGGCCAAGGCCTGATCCTTCACTCGGCGCCGAACCTGGCGCCGCCAAGCGCTAGCCCGCCCGCTGGCTGCAGCGGGTCCGCCTCCGCCGACTTGTGCACCCATGCGGGCGGGCCGGCTTTTCATCAGTGTAGGGGATCCAGTGGAACTCGCGCACGAAGCGCTCTGCCGGCGGCTGGTGGACGAAGCCGAAGCCGGCATCCTGTTCGCCGCTCGCGATGGCCGCATCCGGCTCTGGAACCGCGGCTGCGAGCGCATCTTCGGATGGCCCGCCGCCGGGGTCCTCGGCCAATCCATGGACTTCTTCATCCCCGACAAGCACCGCGCCCGTCATTGGGAAGGCTGGGACGCGGTGATGAAGAGCGGCGTCACCAAGTACGGCCACGAGCCCCTGGCGGTGCCCGCACTGACCAAAGACGGACGCCGCATCTCCATCGAGTTCTTCATCGTCCTGTTACGCGACCCGGAGGGCCAGGTGTTCGGGGCCGGCGCTATCATCCAGGACGTGAGCGCGCGCTGGGAGCGCGACAAGCAACTGCGCCAGAAACTGGCCACCCTGGAATCCCAGCTCAAGGGTTCAGTTACGACGGGTTGACGAGGGAGGAAGCATGGACCTGCGACGTGTCACCGATCTGAAGGCGCCCGATGGCCACGGCATTCCGGCCCTGCTCACGGAGCCGAAGTCACCCCAGGGCGCGGCGGTGCTGATCCCGCCCTACGGGGCCACCAAGGAGCAGATGCTGGCGGTCGCTCTGGCCCTGGGCGAGCAGCAGATCGCCACCTTGAGCATCGATCTCTGCGGCCACGGCGAGAACCAGACCCCGATCGGGGCCGTGATGCGGGACGAAGTCGACGCCGCCGTCGCCTCCCTGCGGCGTTACGGGCGGGTGGGCGCCGTCGGCATCAGCATCGGCGGGCGTCTGGCGCTGATGTCCACCGCCGACCACATGGTGGCCATCTCGCCGTCGATCGTGCAGGAGGTCTCCCCGCAAGGGAAATGGATGTTCGAGAACTTCCCCAGCCCGGCGGTGCGCGAGCCCTACTCCGGTTATGTCATCGAACTGCTGGAGAAACTGCCGCTCACGCCCCACGACCGTCCCTGCCTGCTGATGTACGCGCAGCGCGACATCCCGGCCATCATGGAGGGCGCCGCCGGGCTGCGCGCCAGCCTGCCCGGCTCCGAGCTGTACTACGTGAAGAATGATCTCCGGCCCGATGTGCAGCACGACAATGGCCTGATACGATACCTGCCCCGCTGGTTCAACCACGGGGAGCTGAAGTTCAATTACGAGGTCATGGCAGTCACCGCGCGCTGGATGGTCTCTCACCATGCCGTCGCCCGGATCTGAGCAGTAGATAAGGAGAAGATTATGGGCAGCGACGCCAAGGCCACAGTCACCTCGCAGTGGGAATACTTCGACCGCATGGTCGTCTTCCGCGACAGCGAGCAGGGCATGGAGAGCGGCCTGGAGACCTGGATCAACGATGCCGGCAAAGAGGGCTGGGAGCTGGTGAGCTCGGCGCCGCTCATCGCCCCCAACAAAGACGGCCTCGCGTACGGGACCATCGGCATCCACCTCATCTTCAAGCGCCAGCGCAACGAGTCGTGAAACGTGGCAGAGCTGCACGGAAGAGCGTTGATCGAGAGCCGCTTCGGGCCGCTGGGCAAGGGCGCCAAACACCTCCTCATCAACGAGGCGGAGTACGATCTGGCGGCTCTGATGTTCCGCATGGACCTGCAACTGGAGGACGTGCGGGTATTCGATGCAGTGCAGGTCGCTGAAGGACACTACGTGGTCCGCTACTATGACGGCCAGGACCAGCGGGTGGTGGCCCACGAGTTCGACGCCGAGTTCCGCTTCCTGGGCGAGACCCGGGGCCACATCGCGGAGTGGATCGGAGAGGACGCCTACTTCGACTCCATGCGCCCGGTACAGTTCCGCTGCCCGGCGGTGCCCGGCGACGATTTCTGAAGGACTACAATAGGGTTTGTGGCGGAACTTCGCGGACGCGCGCTGATCGAGAGCCGCTTCGGGCCTTTGACCCGGACGCACCACCAGAGCATCGTCATCCGCGGCCGCGACTGGGAGCTTTGGGACCTGCTGGCCCATATGGGCCTGAACTTCGACGACTGCAAACCGATCGACGTGCAGGCAAGCGGGGACCATTTCGTAGTGCGCTACTACGATGGCCAGGACCAGCGGGTCGCCGCCCACGAATTCGACGCCGATTTCAAGTTCATCGCCGAGACCCGCGCCCACATCGCCGAGTGGATCGGCGAGGACGCGTACTTCTCGCTCTACAGCGGACATTGAGCCATGGCATACAAGACCATCCTGCTTGAGACCGAAGGACCCATCGCCACCGTCACCCTGAACCGGCCCAGCCGGCGCAACGCGCTCTCCCTGCAACTCATGCAGGAGGCCCTCGATTGCCTCGACGGCATCGGCAAGAACAAGGAGGTGCGCACTGTCATCCTGGCCGCCGCCGGCAAGGTGTTCTCCTCCGGCCACGACCTGAGCGAGATGGTGGGCAAGGACATCAATGAGTACCGCCGCACCTTCGACGTTTGCACCCAGTTGATGACCACCATCCAGTCCATTCCGCAGCCGGTCATCGCCGAGGTGCAGGGCATGGCCACGGCTGCCGGATGCCAGCTGGTGGCGAGCTGCGACCTCGCCATCGCGGTCGAGGAGGCGAGCTTCGCTACGCCAGGGGTGCGCATCGGGTTGTTCTGCACCACACCCATGGTGGCGCTGAGCCGGGCGGTCGGGCGCAAGCGCGCCCTGCAGATGCTGATGACTGGCGAGCCCATCAGCGCCGCCACCGCTGCCGAGTGGGGGCTGATCAACAGCGTGGTGCCCGCGGCCAGGTTGCGGGAGGAGACCCGCAAGCTTGCCTGCCACATCGCCCAGGCCAGTCCGCTCACCGTCGCCCTGGGCAAGCAGGCGTACTACTCGCAGATCGATCTCGACCAGCCCAAGGCCTACGCCTACGCCAAGGAGGTCATGAGCATGAACTCCCTGGCCCAGGATGCGCAGGAGGGCATCTCTGCCTTCCTGCAGAAGCGCCCCGCGTGCTGGACGGGAAAATAGTTTTCGCAAGAGACGCCCGCCCGGACGTCTCCCAACCGGAGCATCCGTGAAGAAGAAGGGGAAGAAGCGTCACCGCCCGGGCCATCCGATCGAGACCAGCGCCACGCCAGCCGACGCCGAGGTCATGCTGTATCTCTATGACCTGCGGCGCGATGACGAGATGCGTAAGGCGCGGGACTGGGTCGCCGCCGACTTCTGGCCGGAGACCGCCGAGGACGTCCTGCGCATCATCCGCGCCTATCCTTCGCCGGAAAATACCTGGCTGCGGCAGGTGCTGTCCTACTGGGAGATGGCCGCGGCGTTTGTCTTGCGCGGCGCCCTGCACGAGAAACTCTTCTACGATTGCACCGGAGAGATGTACTGCGTCTTCTCCAAGTTCCAGCCCTTCCTCAAGGAGCTGCGCCCCAAGCTGCCGTATTTCCTGCTCACCGTGGAGGAAGTGATCATGCGGCTGCCGGAAGGACGCGAGCGCCTGGCCCGCATCCAGCGTCGCCTGGAGCGCCGCAAGCAGAAGCTTGAAGCCCGCAAACAGATCTACAGCGCCGCCAGCGCGGGGTACGCGTAGAAGTTCCCAGCCCCTCCCACTCCCCAATCCCGCCAGGGCTGGGTGGGTACATCGTTTCACAAACTGCAAAGGTTTGCGGTCTGGCCACCCCAATAGATGGGGCAATGTCTTGCTAACAAACACATTCTAAATGGCTTAGATGCTACGAGGATTGGCTGGACAATTGCTCATACATCAGCAGAAGTTGTCAGGAGGCCCCGGCCCGAAGGGGCTGGGGTTCCAGGAGAGAGAACGTCCATGAGAAAGTTCGCACCGTGGGTCTTGTGCGCTCTGATGGTCGCGGGCCTGGGGATGGCTCGCGCCGACACCGTAAGCTTCGTGGGGGTGGTCGGTAGCTACGGCACCTCGACTACCACCATCGGCGGGATCGTAATCCACGCCTACTACTGGGACAGCACCACCAACACGTGGAAGGACGCCAACCTGTTCGGGCGCAACCAGACGAACGACCACGGGCTCGGCGTGTGCAATCCGGTGGAAGCCGGGTGCGGCACCGGGGACGGCGGCGGCGACGTCAACGAACTGGACAACGCCGGCCAGAAGGAGCTGATCAGTCTGGAGCTCCCGGCGGGCTACGAATGGGTGTCGGTGCAGCTTTCCTCGCTCGACAAGAACGATTCCTCGCTGGCCTCGCACTGGGAGCAGGGGCAGATCTGGGCCGACAGCGATGGCGTGCCCATGGGTACTACCAACATCGGAGACTCGATCATCTGCCAGTACACGCCCGGTACCTCGGTCGGCTGCGCGAATGTGGGCGGCACCCTGTTCGAGCCAATGGTGGGGATTGTGGATGCGGGCAGCCCCTACCTCTTCTTCCAGGCGAAGGATTGGAAGGTTGATGGTTACACAAACACCAACAACGACTACCTCATCATGAGCGCGGTCATCGTACAGACGCCGGAGCCGGGTTCCCTGATTCTGCTGGGAACGGGCCTGGTGGGATTGGGTACGATGCTGCGCAAGGGACTGCGCTAGACAGTTTTGCTCTTTGAGCCAAGCCCGCGCTGCTCGCGCGGGCTTTGTCATGTCTGCGAACGAGGTTGGCCGGACCATTCAGCGTCCCAGCCCTGGACCCGCGGCCACCAGCGCCGGACGTGGCGGCAATACTCTTCGTAGTCGGCTCCGAACTTGCGGCGCAGCGTCGGCTCTTCGTAAAGGACGACGAAAAGGTGGAGGCCGAGGAGAGCCAGCGCCACGCCAGCGATCACGTCGAGATTCGCCTTTCCGAAGATGATCCAGAGGCCGATCCATCCGGTGACGAACCCCACGTACATCGGATTGCGCACGTGGCGGTAGAAACCGACGACCACGAGGCGCTGGGGTGGAGCCACCGGGGCCGGCGTTCCGCGTCCGGTCCAGCCGAAGTCCCAGACGCAGCGGACAGCAACGGTGAACCCGAGCACGGAAGGAATCGCCGCCAGCCATCGCCAACGCGCTGCCCCGGCCGTCTCCACGGTGAAACCCAGCCATCGCGGCAGCAGCCAGAACCAAAGGGCGAAGAAACACGCGCCCACGGCAAGCGAGGCGATGGCCGTCAGCGATCGATCGATGTGTTCTGAGTCACTCATGCGTGCCACATATTATCGACTGATCCGTTCCGGTGGGCCGCAGGGGTTTACTTGGGGGTTATCACAGTTATGCGTGATGCAGGTCACGGTTGACTGTGCGTTATGACCCATCCCACCCCTTGGCTCCCGCCATTTCCCCCACATACGACTCAGGCCGTCCCCGGATTAATTTAATAAGTCTATTGTTTTCAATACAGTAGACGATATCAGCCGGTTGGCTTGACTTGGCGTATGGAGTGCATTACTGGGAAGCGGGTCGCCACCGGGGGGCAAGGGCTCAAACCCGGGGGCGGCACTAAGGCAGTTATGGGGGTGCCTGTGCTGGCAACTTGTATGGAACGACGCGAGACGACAATCGACGGCCTGTTCTTGGGCGAACTTCCATCCAGAGCAAGGAGTGAGTTCGAATCCATCAGTTGCACGATCAACTACCCGGATGGGGCCGCCATCTTCGCCGAGGGACAATCGCCGCGCGGAGTGTTCATCGTGCGCCGAGGGCAGGTCAAGCTGTCGATCTGCTCCAGCGAAGGCAAGACCCTGATCCTTCGTCTCGCCGAACCTGGCGAGGTGCTGGGGCTGGCGGGCACCCTTTCCTCCCGTCCCTATGAGATGACGGCCGAGGCCGTAGGCCCGTGCGAGGTCGAGTACGTGAAGCGCGACGGGTTCCTGCGGTTCATGCAATCGCACAACGAGGTCTGCCTGTGGGTGGCCGAGCAACTCAGCCACATGTACAACACGGCCTGCCACGAGATCCGCTCGCTGGGGCTGTCGCACTCCGCGGCCGAGAAGCTGGCCAAGCTGCTGCTCGACTGGTCGGGCCATAACGGCGATACGCGGCAGAACGCGCGCATCAAACTCTCGCTCACCCACGAGGAAGTGGCGCAGATGATCGGTACCTCGCGCGAAACCGTGACCCGGCTGTTCGCCGACTTCCGCAAGCGGCAGTTCATCCAGTTGAATGGCTCTACCCTCCTGATCCGCAATAAGGCGTCGCTGGAAGCGATGGCGCATTCCTGATCCCGTTAACCCCCCAGGTGCCCGGTGCGAATGGGCAGAGCAGAATCTGGGCTAAGATGAGAGCGGCCAAACCTGGCCGTTCTCATTCTTGTTCCCGGGTCCCAGTCGAAAGTTGGGCCGGAGGGGGCGATGGAACCACCGAACAAGGGCCTGCCATTCCTGACAGCGAATGACTGGGCCCTGCTCCGCGACAAGGCCCACGAGCGGCAGTTCAACAAAGACCAGCGCCTGATCCACGAAGGCCTGGCCGGCAACACCCTCTTCCTCATTGAGAGCGGAAAGGCGCGGGTGGAACGCCGGAATGGGGCGCAGACCATCCGCATCGCGACCTTGGGGGCGGGCGACATCTGCGGAGAGATGTCGTTCATCGAGAAAGGATCGGCCAGCGCCTCGGTGGTCGCGGACGAAGAGCTTAGGGCGCTCGCCCTGGATTCAACCACGTTGCAAGCGGTTTTCGAATCCTTCCCCCACGTCGGCTCGCGCTTCTTCCGGTCGGTGGCGCTCGTCCTCTCCCGGCGCCTGCGGGCCACATCGGCGGAACTGGCCAAGAGTCGGGCCGGCGGCCAGAGCCCGACATCCGCCAAGTAGAAGGCCCGCGCTCGGGCGCGGCGGGTTGCTATACTGCCAGCCCGGAACCGATGAGAACGCTTCCGACATTCGAGTTCCACGTCTCGCGCGCAGCGCGCGACCGCTACCAGTTCGAGGACACGCTGTTCTCGCTGGCCGGCAATGTCGTGTTCGCTAACCTCCCCGCCAGCCGCCGCTTCGCCGAGAAAATGAACCGACTGCGCGATGTGGAGAACCATCCGGAGCAGACCGTGCACCCGGGGGCGCTGAATGCGATGGGGCTGATCGACGAGGCGCTGCACCTGGTGACGGCGCTCTATCGGCAGCAGCGGGATCCGGCCGCCCTCGTGGAGGCGCTGGGCTGGTTCGAGGCACGCCTGGGACGCGACGCACTGGACCGGGCGCTGCTGGCCTTCGCCGACCACTTCCCGACCGTCGAGGTCTATCGCGGCCGGCACTCGGCGGCGCTGTGGCTGGCCGCCGGCACTTCCGGGGTCCCGCATCGCGCGGTCGCCCTGGAAGAGATGATGATGCTCTGGCTGGCGAACCTGAACCGCGGGTTCCGGCCCTTCGAAGAATTGTTCAACGACCGCGCTCTGGCCGCCGATACCTCGTACCCCAACATCACCGCCGCGCTACGCGACTACTTCGAGACCCGGCCGCGCTTCGGCCCCGACAACCAGAACCTGGTGGACATGCTGCGGGCGCCGGCCCTGGCTTCCCCCGATTCTCTCGCCGGGCAACTGGCCTACATGCGCGAGAAGTGGGGCCCGCTGCTGGGCGATTTCCTGGAGCGCCTGCTGACCGCGCTCGACGTCCTCAAGGAAGAGGAGATCGCAGTATGGCTGCGCTTCCATCCGCCGGGGGCGCACTTCGGGGCCGGGCTGATGACCGGGGACTCCAGCGCCGCCGCCATCCCCCATTTCCACGAGCACGAATACGAGCGCTTCAGCCAGGACGTGGAGTGGATGCCGCGCACGGTGATGCTGGCCAAGAGCGTCAACGTGTGGCTGCACCAGCTGAGCGTGCAATACCACCGGCTGATCGGGCGGCTCGACCAGGTACCCGACGAAGAGCTCGACCTCTTCGCCCGGCGCGGGTTCAACGCGCTCTGGCTGATCGGGGTGTGGGCGCGCAGCCGCGCCTCGCAGCGCATCAAGCAGCTGACGGGGAACCCGGACGCGGCGGCTTCCGCCTATTCCCTGCTGGACTACACCATTGCCGAGGAACTGGGAGGCGAAGGGGCGTACCTGAACTTGCGCGACCGCGCCTGGGCCCGCGGCATCCGCCTGGCCAGCGACATGGTGCCCAACCACATGGGGATCGATTCGCGCTGGATGATCCACCACCCTGACTGGTTCCTGACGCTGCCCTACAGCCCATTCCCGTCGTACAGCTTCAACGGACCCGATCTCTCGAGTGACGGCCGGGTCGAGATCAAGATCGAGGACCACTACTACAACCGCAGCGACGCCGCCGTGGTCTTCCGGCGCCTGGACCGCTGGACCGGCGACACGCGCTACATCTATCACGGCAACGACGGCACTAGCTTTCCCTGGAACGACACCGCGCAGCTCGACTACCTGAAGCCGGAAGTGCGCGAGGGCGTGATCCAGACCATCCTGCACGTGGCGCGGCTGTTCCCCATCATCCGCTTCGATGCGGCCATGACGCTGACCAAGCAGCACTACCAGCGCCTCTGGTTCCCGCGACCCGGCACCGGCGGCGCTATCCCCTCGCGCGCCGAGCACGGGCTGAGCAAGGCCGACTTCGACCGCGCCATGCCGAACGAGTTCTGGCGCGAGGTGGTGGACCGGGTGGCCGCCGAAGTCCCGGGAACGCTGCTGCTGGCCGAGGCTTTCTGGCTGCTCGAAGGATATTTCGTGCGCACGCTGGGCATGCATCGCGTCTATAACTCGGCGTTCATGAACATGCTGCGCGACGAGGAGAACGCCAATTACCGCACCGTCATCAAGAACACCCTGGAGTTCGATCCTGAGGTGCTGAAGCGCTACGTCAATTTCATGAGCAACCCAGACGAGCGCACCGCGGTAGACCAGTTCGGCAAGGGCGACAAGTATTTCGGGGTGTGCACCATGATGGCGACGCTGCCTGGGCTGCCGCTGTTCGGCCACGGGCAGATCGAGGGCTACACCGAGCGCTACGGCATGGAATACCGCCGGAGCTATCACGAGGAGATGCCGGACGCCTGGCTGATGGCGCGGCACGAGCGCGAGATTTCGCCGCTGCTCCACCGGCGGGCGCTGTTCGCCGACGTCCGCGAGTTCTTGCTCTACGATTTTTACACCGACCAGGGATACGTGAACGAGGACGTGTTCGCGTACTCCAACCGCCTGGGCGAAGAACGCGCGCTGGTCGTGTACCTGAACCGCTACGCCGAGACCGCTGGCTGGATGCGAACCTCTTGTGCCTATGCCGAGAAGGCGGCAGAGGGCAAACGTTTGCGGCAGCGGACGCTGGGCGAAGCCATGGGCTGGTCGCACGATGGCCGGGTGTACGTGGCCTGCCGCGACGCGGTCACCGGGCTGGAGTACCTGCATCGCTCCTCCGAGCTTGCGGGCAAAGGGATGCGTCTCGAGTTGCACGCCTACAAGTGCCACGTGTTCCTGGACTGGCGCGAGGTGCGCGACGACGGGCGGCGTCCCTGGAGCCAGCTCAGCGACATGCTGGGCGGGCGTGGCGTCCCCAGCCTGGACGATGCGCTGCACGCCCTGGAGCTCAAGCCCATCCATGATGGGCTGCGCGCCCTGCTCGATCCCGTGCTGGCAAAGAGTTTTGCGGAGAGCACTGCGCCGGCTCCGGCCGGACGTGACGGCACCGGCCAATCCATCGAGCAGGCGTTGACTCGCGCGCGAACGCTCTTCGACGAGGCCCAACGCTATGCGACGAACGCCGGAGCGGAAGCGTCCGATCCCGCGGTTGCAGGCGCCTGGGAAGGCGGGACCGACGCAGCGCTGGCCCGTCTCAAACATCATCTGGAGGCGGCGCTGGGATTGCCGGGACTGGAGCGCAAGTTCTCGCAAGCCTGGCCGCCGGACGCCTGTGCGGTACTGCCTACCTGCCGCGCGGCTGCCTCCGAGTGCATTCCGACCTGGGGGGCGGTGCTGGCTTGGTGCGCGCTGGAAGCGCTGGGGTGGATGAAGGATGGGGCCGACCCCCGGCACGCGGCCGGGCAACTGTTCGACAGCTTGCGACTGCGGGAGCCTTTGGCGGAAGGGTTCTCCGCTCTCGGGCAGACCGGGGAAGAACGCTGGCGTGCGGCGGCGCGGGTGCGGGCCGCGCTCGCCCACGCTGCCTGGGGACCGGGCGCCGAAACCGCGCCACAGAGGTCAGCCGCACCTTTCAGCTGGGTGCATGACCCGGATGTGGCGTGGCTGATCGGGGCGCACGAGTACGAGGGCCTCCGGTACTTCAACAAGGAGGCCTTCGAGCGGCTGCTGTGGTGGATGGCGCTGCCGGCGCTGCTCGAGATGGCCTCTGCTCCGGAAAAGGAAGCGTCGCGCCTCAAGGGCCTGGAGGCGGAGCTGCAGTCGCGTCTCCACGCGGCGGGAGAGGCCGGCTACCGGGTCGAGTCTCTCCTGGAACGCGGCTGAGCCGCTCCCACGACCCGGAGGGGCAAGCGGCATATCCGCTCCAACAGGTACCGGCCGGCTGCGACTCGCTCCGCCAGTTTGCTGTCTTCGTGAAGCCCCCGAGCCTCCAGAGTCAGGCAGGCCCTGTCACGGCGCAACCAGACCGAATGGACCGCTCCATTTTGATCGCCGTCGAGGGAGCGGGCCAAACGCAGGATCCCGGCCATCTGCCTCAGGATGGCCCGCTGCGCCGGCGGAAGTGCGGCGAAACGCTTGTGCCGTGTGGCGGGCAGGGCGCCGCGGGCGTAGCGGGCAGCCAGGGCCACCAGTTCGAGGTCGGCAGCGGTCCAGGACGAGGGCGGGACGAGACGTGAGATCAGCCGCCGCGACTCTTTGTGCGCAGCCTGCTTCGCGTGGCTGCGTCCGACTCCATGGAGCAGGGCGGCCGCTTCCAGCAATTCAGCGGGTAGGGACGAGTCCAAGGTCCCCGTCTTCACCAGCCCCGCGCGCAACTGCAACGCCAGGCGGGCCACCCGTTGGCTGTGCTTGAGATCAGGATCGAGAAACGCCGCCCAAGTCTTGAGCCGTTCGCGCTC contains the following coding sequences:
- a CDS encoding alpha-amylase family glycosyl hydrolase translates to MRTLPTFEFHVSRAARDRYQFEDTLFSLAGNVVFANLPASRRFAEKMNRLRDVENHPEQTVHPGALNAMGLIDEALHLVTALYRQQRDPAALVEALGWFEARLGRDALDRALLAFADHFPTVEVYRGRHSAALWLAAGTSGVPHRAVALEEMMMLWLANLNRGFRPFEELFNDRALAADTSYPNITAALRDYFETRPRFGPDNQNLVDMLRAPALASPDSLAGQLAYMREKWGPLLGDFLERLLTALDVLKEEEIAVWLRFHPPGAHFGAGLMTGDSSAAAIPHFHEHEYERFSQDVEWMPRTVMLAKSVNVWLHQLSVQYHRLIGRLDQVPDEELDLFARRGFNALWLIGVWARSRASQRIKQLTGNPDAAASAYSLLDYTIAEELGGEGAYLNLRDRAWARGIRLASDMVPNHMGIDSRWMIHHPDWFLTLPYSPFPSYSFNGPDLSSDGRVEIKIEDHYYNRSDAAVVFRRLDRWTGDTRYIYHGNDGTSFPWNDTAQLDYLKPEVREGVIQTILHVARLFPIIRFDAAMTLTKQHYQRLWFPRPGTGGAIPSRAEHGLSKADFDRAMPNEFWREVVDRVAAEVPGTLLLAEAFWLLEGYFVRTLGMHRVYNSAFMNMLRDEENANYRTVIKNTLEFDPEVLKRYVNFMSNPDERTAVDQFGKGDKYFGVCTMMATLPGLPLFGHGQIEGYTERYGMEYRRSYHEEMPDAWLMARHEREISPLLHRRALFADVREFLLYDFYTDQGYVNEDVFAYSNRLGEERALVVYLNRYAETAGWMRTSCAYAEKAAEGKRLRQRTLGEAMGWSHDGRVYVACRDAVTGLEYLHRSSELAGKGMRLELHAYKCHVFLDWREVRDDGRRPWSQLSDMLGGRGVPSLDDALHALELKPIHDGLRALLDPVLAKSFAESTAPAPAGRDGTGQSIEQALTRARTLFDEAQRYATNAGAEASDPAVAGAWEGGTDAALARLKHHLEAALGLPGLERKFSQAWPPDACAVLPTCRAAASECIPTWGAVLAWCALEALGWMKDGADPRHAAGQLFDSLRLREPLAEGFSALGQTGEERWRAAARVRAALAHAAWGPGAETAPQRSAAPFSWVHDPDVAWLIGAHEYEGLRYFNKEAFERLLWWMALPALLEMASAPEKEASRLKGLEAELQSRLHAAGEAGYRVESLLERG